Proteins encoded in a region of the Zea mays cultivar B73 chromosome 2, Zm-B73-REFERENCE-NAM-5.0, whole genome shotgun sequence genome:
- the LOC103646338 gene encoding disease resistance protein Pik-1, which translates to MKQKIVIKVCMPCDKCRSKAMGLAAKAGANKMGITGDGRDQLEVEGDDIDTVCLVNCLRKKVGRADIVKVEEVKPAEKKPPEEKEKEKPAEAVPLPYCWYPNPNYYHYYHYQW; encoded by the exons ATGAAG CAAAAGATCGTGATCAAGGTGTGCATGCCATGCGACAAGTGCCGGTCCAAGGCCATGGGGCTGGCCGCCAAAGCAGGGGCGAACAAGATGGGGATCACCGGCGACGGCAGGGACCagctggaggtggagggcgacgacatCGACACCGTCTGCCTCGTCAACTGCCTGCGCAAGAAGGTCGGCCGCGCCGACATCGTCAAGGTGGAGGAGGTGAAGCCCGCGGAGAAGAAGCCGCCcgaggagaaggagaaggagaagccCGCCGAGGCCGTGCCGCTGCCCTACTGCTGGTACCCCAATCCCAATTACTACCACTACTACCACTACCAGTGGTAG